Proteins encoded together in one Camelina sativa cultivar DH55 chromosome 9, Cs, whole genome shotgun sequence window:
- the LOC104710021 gene encoding origin of replication complex subunit 4-like has product MGKEIIPAAEKSLNLIRGRLCDPSYVFRPLSASSDSNYSKLKFIVSTSITEGCNNSILLLGPRGSGKAAVLDLVAGDLLEEFPDSVSLIRLNGLLHSDDNCAFKEIARQLCMEHHLLFSKMASLDENSQFIVAMLRECGLAHKTIIFVLDEFDMFAQGKQRLLYSLLDAMQSVTSQAVVIGISSRLDADQLLEKRVRSRFSHRKILFLPPSREEFDGLLEHLLSLPADSSFPNGYVSRFNEKIKNITSDTRFKDILRTLFNANSTVNSLLKFIFRAVSLMNLESGLLSLENFKAALSSMQRQPKLEAVRDCSILELYLLVCMRRLEVKEQSAYNIISVMKEYKTIHDSFQTSDYYAQNVCLRAFEHLRERQVICYTENRGQSQTGEYRPMKLLISASELHQGMRSHACCPAILLKLLDH; this is encoded by the exons ATGGGCAAAGAGATTATTCCGGCGGCGGAGAAATCCCTAAATCTGATTCGCGGGAGACTCTGCGATCCTAGTTATGTCTTCAGACCTCTTTCCGCTTCGTCAGACAGCAACTACAG TAAGTTGAAGTTCATTGTATCAACCTCTATCACGGAGGGATGCAACAATTCCATCTTGCTTCTCGGCCCTCGTGGCTCTGGAAAAGCTGCT GTCTTGGATCTCGTTGCTGGTGATTTATTGGAGGAGTTCCCTGATTCAGTATCACTG ATCAGATTGAATGGTCTCTTGCATAGTGATGATAACTGTGCTTTTAAG GAAATTGCCAGACAGTTGTGCATGGAACACCACCTGCTCTTCTCCAAAATG GCATCATTGGATGAGAATTCACAGTTCATAGTGGCCATGTTGCG GGAATGTGGACTAGCACATAAGACGATCATCTTTGTGCTTGATGAATTTGACATGTTTGCACAG GGAAAGCAGCGGTTGCTATACAGTTTGCTGGATGCTATGCAATCTGTAACATCACAAGCTGTTGTCATCGGTATCAGTTCTCGATTG GACGCTGACCAACTTCTGGAGAAAAGAGTGAGATCTCGCTTTTCACAcagaaaaatattgtttcttCCTCCATCCAGGGAAGAATTTGACGG TTTGTTGGAACACCTGCTCTCTCTACCAGCAGACTCAAGCTTCCCCAACGGATATGTTTCTCGGTTCAATGAAAAGATTAAG AATATAACATCAGACACGAGATTTAAAGACATACTCAGGACATTATTTAATGCCAATTCTACCGTGAACAGTTTGCTGAAGTTTAT ATTCCGCGCTGTTTCTTTAATGAATTTGGAATCTGGCCTCCTCTCTCTTGAGAACTTCAAAGCAGCACTTTCAAGTATGCAAAGGCAACCAAAGTTGGAAGCCGTTAGAG ATTGTTCCATACTGGAGCTTTATCTCCTGGTATGTATGAGGAGACTAGAAGTGAAGGAGCAAAGCGCATACAACATCATTAGTGTGATGAAAG AGTATAAGACGATACACGATTCTTTTCAAACCTCGGACTACTACGCACAAAATGTCTGCCTACGG GCATTTGAGCACCTAAGAGAGCGACAAGTTATATGCTACACAGAGAATAGAGGACAGTCTCAGACAGGTGAGTACCGTCCCATGAAGCTTTTGATATCAGCCTCTGAGCTTCATCAGGGAATGAGATCTCATGCGTGTTGCCCC GCCATCCTTCTCAAGTTATTGGACCATTGA
- the LOC104710019 gene encoding DExH-box ATP-dependent RNA helicase DExH5, mitochondrial isoform X1 gives MKDHHRLPPSLYVPPHQRRRSDYTFHPLPLSPVRYVSAYDDRVSEDREPQGTFHCANLDEWNRNLSMLLQDSVKQEVVSREKKDRRDFDKLAALATTLGLYSHAYAKVVVFSKIPLPNYRFDLDDKKPQREVNLHTDFLLRVEAYLREYLSKKSDRFPANSLARTSRISSPDEWLFEQPEPMPASKNTLDKILWRRSLQLRDRQEYWEASVEGRRMVKSRRSLPASKQRDSVLTAISQNQVIVISGETGCGKTTQIPQFILESEIEANRGAFCSIICTQPRRISAMSVSERVAYERGEQLGESVGYKVRLEGVRGRDTRLLFCTTGILLRRLLVDRNLRGVTHVIVDEIHERGMNEDFLLIILKELLSRRPELKLVLMSATLDAELFSSYFGGAGVIHIPGFTYPVRSHFLEDILEMTRYRLTPYNQIDDYGQERMWKMNKQIPKKRKSQIAFVVEDALGAADFKEFSPETQESLSCWNPDCIGFNLIEFLLCDICENEGPGGILVFMTGWDDISSLKEKLQIHPIFGNPDRVMLLACHGSMASFEQRLIFEEPASGVRKIILATNIAETSITINDVAFVIDCGKAKETSYDALNNTPCLLPSWISKVSAQQRRGRAGRVRPGQCYHLYPKCVYEAFTEYQLPEILRTPLQSLCLQIKSLNLGSISEFLSRALQSPELLAVQKAIEYLKIIGALDENEYLTTLGRYLSKLPMEPKLGKMLILGAILGCLDPILTVVAGLSVRDPFLTPQDKKDLAEAAKFQFSRDHSDHLALVRAYEGWRNAEEESAVYDYCWKNFLSIQSLRAIDSLRKEFFSLLKDTGLIDGNKSICNSEGNDANLTRAVICYGMYPGICSVVHNERSFSLKTMEDGQVLLYSNSVNARETKIPYPWLVFNEKIKVNSVFLRDSTAVSDSTLILFGGSISKGDIDGHLKMLGGYLEFFMKPAVAEICQTLKKELDELIQNKLLNPKMDVQAHRELLSAIRLLVSGDGCDGRFVFGRQIRRPLETSALSTKPTLLSRTESGPGGDNSKSQLQTVLTRAGYAAPIYKTKQLMNNKFQTTVEFNETQIIGQPCSNKKSAEKDAAAEAIQWLRGGAKESHEQVNHMSKLLKKSKTDHL, from the exons ATGAAagatcatcatcgtcttcctccTTCCCTCTACGTTCCGCCTCACCAGCGCCGTCGTTCCGATTACACCTTccatcctcttcctctctctcccgTTCGCTATGTCTCCGCTTATGATGACCGCGTCTCCGAGGATCGCGAACCg CAGGGTACCTTTCATTGTGCCAACTTGGATGAATGGAATAGGAACTTGTCTATGCTTTTGCAAGATTCTGTAAAGCAAGAAGTTGTTTCCAGGGAGAAAAAAGATAGAAGGGATTTTGATAAACTTGCTGCACTGGCTACAACCCTGGGATTGTATAG tCATGCATATGCTAAGGTTGTTGTGTTCAGTAAGATCCCACTCCCCAACTATAGGTTTGATCTTGATGACAAGAAGCCACAGAGGGAG GTGAATTTGCATACTGACTTCCTTCTAAGAGTCGAAGCTTACCTCAGAGAATACCTCAGTAAAAAATCAGATAGATTCCCTGCCAATTCCTTAGCAAGAACTAGTAGAATTAGCAGTCCCGATGAATGGCTTTTTGAGCAACCAGAGCCCATGCCTGCCAGCAAAAATACGCTGGACAAAATTCTTTGGCGAAGGAGTTTACAGCTGCGTGATCGACAGGAATATTGGGAG GCTTCAGTAGAAGGCCGAAGAATGGTGAAATCTCGGAGAAGTCTCCCTGCTTCCAAGCAAAGGGATTCAGTATTGACAGCAATTTCACAAAATCAG GTTATTGTTATCTCTGGAGAAACAGGTTGTGGCAAGACCACACAAATTCCGCAGTTTATATTAGAATCCGAGATTGAAGCAAACCGTGGAGCTTTTTGCAGTATCATATGTACTCAGCCAAGGAGAATATCTGCTATGTCTGTATCGGAGAGGGTTGCTTACGAGAGAGGAGAGCAGTTGGGTGAATCC GTTGGATATAAAGTTCGATTGGAAGGTGTTAGAGGAAGAGATACCCGCCTACTCTTCTGCACCACAGGCATTTTGTTGAGACGGTTGTTGGTAGATAGAAATTTAAGAGGTGTTACTCATGTTATCGTGGATGAAATTCATGAGCGTGGAATGAATGAAG ATTTCCTTCTTATCATTCTTAAGGAGCTGCTATCTCGTCGCCCAGAGCTTAAGCTGGTTCTGATGAGTGCAACTTTAGATGCTGAGCTTTTTTCGTCATACTTTGGTGGGGCAGGTGTCATTCACATCCCA GGATTTACATATCCAGTCCGCAGTCATTTCCTAGAGGATATTCTGGAGATGACCAGGTATAGATTGACTCCATACAATCAAATTGATGATTATGGTCAAGAAAGAATGTGGAAGATGAACAAACAGATCCCAAAAAAACGCAAGAGCCAAATTGCCTTTGTTGTTGAG GACGCACTGGGAGCTGCTGACTTCAAGGAGTTTAGCCCTGAGACTCAAGAGTCTTTATCTTGTTGGAATCCTGATTGCATTGGTTTTAATCTCATAGAATTTCTCCTTTGCGATATATGTGAGAATGAGGGTCCTGGtggtattttagtttttatgacTGGGTGGGATGATATCAGCTCTCTGAAAGAAAAACTGCAGATTCATCCAATTTTTGGCAACCCAGATCGGGTTATGTTGCTTGCCTGCCATGGTTCTATGGCAAGTTTTGAGCAG AGGTTAATATTTGAAGAACCTGCAAGTGGAGTAAGAAAGATAATTCTGGCCACCAATATCGCAGAAACGAGCATCACGATTAATGATGTTGCTTTTGTCATCGACTGTGGAAAGGCAAAAGAGACCTCCTATGATGCATTAAACAATACTCCCTGTTTGCTTCCTTCTTGGATTTCCAAGGTTTCAGCTCAGCAG CGAAGAGGACGAGCCGGTCGTGTTCGACCTGGGCAGTGTTATCATCTTTACCCAAAGTGTGTATATGAAGCTTTTACAGAATATCAGTTGCCTGAAATTTTGAGGACGCCTTTACAGTCACTGTGTCTGCAAATCAAAAGCTTAAATCTCGGGAGCATATCCGAGTTCTTGTCAAGGGCGCTGCAATCTCCCGAACTACTAGCG GTTCAAAAGGCCATAGAATATCTGAAGATAATAGGCGCATTAGATGAGAATGAATACCTCACAACTCTAG GTCGTTATTTGTCCAAGCTTCCCATGGAGCCAAAGCTTGGAAAAATGCTCATACTAGGAGCTATTCTTGGTTGCCTTGATCCCATATTGACTGTTGTCGCTGGCCTGAGTGTAAGAGATCCTTTCTTGACACCTCAGGACAAGAAAGAT CTCGCAGAAGCTGCAAAATTCCAGTTTTCACGGGATCACAGTGATCATCTTGCACTTGTTCGGGCATATGAGGGGTGGAGAAACGCTGAGGAAGAGTCTGCTGTATATGATTACTGCTGGAAAAACTTTCTGTCAATACAGTCGCTGAGAGCTATTGATTCTCTCCGAAAAGAGTTCTTCTCATTACTTAAGGATACTGGACTCATAGATGGAAACAAATCGATCTGCAATTCAGAGGGGAATGATGCGAATCTTACCAGAGCCGTTATTTGTTATGGCATGTATCCAGGAATCTGCTCAGTTGTG CATAATGAGAGATCATTTTCCCTGAAGACGATGGAGGATGGCCAAGTTCTTCTTTATTCA AATTCTGTAAATGCACGGGAAACAAAAATACCATATCCGTGGTTGGTGTTCAACGAGAAGATAAAAGTGAACTCTGTTTTCTTGAGGGATTCGACAGCTGTCTCTGACTCTACTCTTATCCTCTTTGGCGGTAGCATCTCCAAAGGAGACATT GATGGCCACCTGAAAATGTTGGGAGGATACTTGGAGTTTTTCATGAAACCTGCTGTTGCAGAGATATGCCAAACCTTGAAGAAAGAGCTTGACGAGCTGATACAGAACAAA CTACTTAATCCTAAAATGGACGTGCAAGCACACCGTGAACTCTTATCAGCTATACGGTTGTTAGTCTCTGGGGATGGATGTGATGGGAGATTTGTGTTTGGTCGCCAAATACGTAGGCCTTTAGAAACATCGGCTTTGTCAACAAAACCGACATTGCTTTCAAGGACCGAAAGTGGGCCGGGGGGTGACAATTCCAAGAGTCAGCTCCAAACAGTACTCACTAGGGCTGGTTATGCAGCACCAATTTATAAGACTAAGCAATTGATGAACAACAAGTTCCAAACAACAGTAGAATTTAATGAGACACAGATCATAGGACAACCTTGCAGCAACAAGAAGAGTGCTGAGAAAGATGCGGCAGCTGAGGCTATTCAATGGCTGAGAGGCGGGGCTAAGGAAAGTCATGAGCAGGTGAACCATATGTCAAAGCTGCTGAAGAAAAGCAAGACGGATCACCTCTGA
- the LOC104710019 gene encoding DExH-box ATP-dependent RNA helicase DExH5, mitochondrial isoform X3, translating into MKDHHRLPPSLYVPPHQRRRSDYTFHPLPLSPVRYVSAYDDRVSEDREPQGTFHCANLDEWNRNLSMLLQDSVKQEVVSREKKDRRDFDKLAALATTLGLYSHAYAKVVVFSKIPLPNYRFDLDDKKPQREVNLHTDFLLRVEAYLREYLSKKSDRFPANSLARTSRISSPDEWLFEQPEPMPASKNTLDKILWRRSLQLRDRQEYWEASVEGRRMVKSRRSLPASKQRDSVLTAISQNQVIVISGETGCGKTTQIPQFILESEIEANRGAFCSIICTQPRRISAMSVSERVAYERGEQLGESVGYKVRLEGVRGRDTRLLFCTTGILLRRLLVDRNLRGVTHVIVDEIHERGMNEDFLLIILKELLSRRPELKLVLMSATLDAELFSSYFGGAGVIHIPGFTYPVRSHFLEDILEMTRYRLTPYNQIDDYGQERMWKMNKQIPKKRKSQIAFVVEDALGAADFKEFSPETQESLSCWNPDCIGFNLIEFLLCDICENEGPGGILVFMTGWDDISSLKEKLQIHPIFGNPDRVMLLACHGSMASFEQRLIFEEPASGVRKIILATNIAETSITINDVAFVIDCGKAKETSYDALNNTPCLLPSWISKVSAQQRRGRAGRVRPGQCYHLYPKCVYEAFTEYQLPEILRTPLQSLCLQIKSLNLGSISEFLSRALQSPELLAVQKAIEYLKIIGALDENEYLTTLGRYLSKLPMEPKLGKMLILGAILGCLDPILTVVAGLSVRDPFLTPQDKKDLAEAAKFQFSRDHSDHLALVRAYEGWRNAEEESAVYDYCWKNFLSIQSLRAIDSLRKEFFSLLKDTGLIDGNKSICNSEGNDANLTRAVICYGMYPGICSVVHNERSFSLKTMEDGQVLLYSNSVNARETKIPYPWLVFNEKIKVNSVFLRDSTAVSDSTLILFGGSISKGDIDGHLKMLGGYLEFFMKPAVAEICQTLKKELDELIQNKIWLGNPHLSCDTFKKHSSYLILKWTCKHTVNSYQLYGC; encoded by the exons ATGAAagatcatcatcgtcttcctccTTCCCTCTACGTTCCGCCTCACCAGCGCCGTCGTTCCGATTACACCTTccatcctcttcctctctctcccgTTCGCTATGTCTCCGCTTATGATGACCGCGTCTCCGAGGATCGCGAACCg CAGGGTACCTTTCATTGTGCCAACTTGGATGAATGGAATAGGAACTTGTCTATGCTTTTGCAAGATTCTGTAAAGCAAGAAGTTGTTTCCAGGGAGAAAAAAGATAGAAGGGATTTTGATAAACTTGCTGCACTGGCTACAACCCTGGGATTGTATAG tCATGCATATGCTAAGGTTGTTGTGTTCAGTAAGATCCCACTCCCCAACTATAGGTTTGATCTTGATGACAAGAAGCCACAGAGGGAG GTGAATTTGCATACTGACTTCCTTCTAAGAGTCGAAGCTTACCTCAGAGAATACCTCAGTAAAAAATCAGATAGATTCCCTGCCAATTCCTTAGCAAGAACTAGTAGAATTAGCAGTCCCGATGAATGGCTTTTTGAGCAACCAGAGCCCATGCCTGCCAGCAAAAATACGCTGGACAAAATTCTTTGGCGAAGGAGTTTACAGCTGCGTGATCGACAGGAATATTGGGAG GCTTCAGTAGAAGGCCGAAGAATGGTGAAATCTCGGAGAAGTCTCCCTGCTTCCAAGCAAAGGGATTCAGTATTGACAGCAATTTCACAAAATCAG GTTATTGTTATCTCTGGAGAAACAGGTTGTGGCAAGACCACACAAATTCCGCAGTTTATATTAGAATCCGAGATTGAAGCAAACCGTGGAGCTTTTTGCAGTATCATATGTACTCAGCCAAGGAGAATATCTGCTATGTCTGTATCGGAGAGGGTTGCTTACGAGAGAGGAGAGCAGTTGGGTGAATCC GTTGGATATAAAGTTCGATTGGAAGGTGTTAGAGGAAGAGATACCCGCCTACTCTTCTGCACCACAGGCATTTTGTTGAGACGGTTGTTGGTAGATAGAAATTTAAGAGGTGTTACTCATGTTATCGTGGATGAAATTCATGAGCGTGGAATGAATGAAG ATTTCCTTCTTATCATTCTTAAGGAGCTGCTATCTCGTCGCCCAGAGCTTAAGCTGGTTCTGATGAGTGCAACTTTAGATGCTGAGCTTTTTTCGTCATACTTTGGTGGGGCAGGTGTCATTCACATCCCA GGATTTACATATCCAGTCCGCAGTCATTTCCTAGAGGATATTCTGGAGATGACCAGGTATAGATTGACTCCATACAATCAAATTGATGATTATGGTCAAGAAAGAATGTGGAAGATGAACAAACAGATCCCAAAAAAACGCAAGAGCCAAATTGCCTTTGTTGTTGAG GACGCACTGGGAGCTGCTGACTTCAAGGAGTTTAGCCCTGAGACTCAAGAGTCTTTATCTTGTTGGAATCCTGATTGCATTGGTTTTAATCTCATAGAATTTCTCCTTTGCGATATATGTGAGAATGAGGGTCCTGGtggtattttagtttttatgacTGGGTGGGATGATATCAGCTCTCTGAAAGAAAAACTGCAGATTCATCCAATTTTTGGCAACCCAGATCGGGTTATGTTGCTTGCCTGCCATGGTTCTATGGCAAGTTTTGAGCAG AGGTTAATATTTGAAGAACCTGCAAGTGGAGTAAGAAAGATAATTCTGGCCACCAATATCGCAGAAACGAGCATCACGATTAATGATGTTGCTTTTGTCATCGACTGTGGAAAGGCAAAAGAGACCTCCTATGATGCATTAAACAATACTCCCTGTTTGCTTCCTTCTTGGATTTCCAAGGTTTCAGCTCAGCAG CGAAGAGGACGAGCCGGTCGTGTTCGACCTGGGCAGTGTTATCATCTTTACCCAAAGTGTGTATATGAAGCTTTTACAGAATATCAGTTGCCTGAAATTTTGAGGACGCCTTTACAGTCACTGTGTCTGCAAATCAAAAGCTTAAATCTCGGGAGCATATCCGAGTTCTTGTCAAGGGCGCTGCAATCTCCCGAACTACTAGCG GTTCAAAAGGCCATAGAATATCTGAAGATAATAGGCGCATTAGATGAGAATGAATACCTCACAACTCTAG GTCGTTATTTGTCCAAGCTTCCCATGGAGCCAAAGCTTGGAAAAATGCTCATACTAGGAGCTATTCTTGGTTGCCTTGATCCCATATTGACTGTTGTCGCTGGCCTGAGTGTAAGAGATCCTTTCTTGACACCTCAGGACAAGAAAGAT CTCGCAGAAGCTGCAAAATTCCAGTTTTCACGGGATCACAGTGATCATCTTGCACTTGTTCGGGCATATGAGGGGTGGAGAAACGCTGAGGAAGAGTCTGCTGTATATGATTACTGCTGGAAAAACTTTCTGTCAATACAGTCGCTGAGAGCTATTGATTCTCTCCGAAAAGAGTTCTTCTCATTACTTAAGGATACTGGACTCATAGATGGAAACAAATCGATCTGCAATTCAGAGGGGAATGATGCGAATCTTACCAGAGCCGTTATTTGTTATGGCATGTATCCAGGAATCTGCTCAGTTGTG CATAATGAGAGATCATTTTCCCTGAAGACGATGGAGGATGGCCAAGTTCTTCTTTATTCA AATTCTGTAAATGCACGGGAAACAAAAATACCATATCCGTGGTTGGTGTTCAACGAGAAGATAAAAGTGAACTCTGTTTTCTTGAGGGATTCGACAGCTGTCTCTGACTCTACTCTTATCCTCTTTGGCGGTAGCATCTCCAAAGGAGACATT GATGGCCACCTGAAAATGTTGGGAGGATACTTGGAGTTTTTCATGAAACCTGCTGTTGCAGAGATATGCCAAACCTTGAAGAAAGAGCTTGACGAGCTGATACAGAACAAA ATCTGGTTAGGGAATCCACATCTGAGTTGTGatacttttaaaaaacattCCAGCTACTTAATCCTAAAATGGACGTGCAAGCACACCGTGAACTCTTATCAGCTATACGGTTGTTAG
- the LOC104710019 gene encoding DExH-box ATP-dependent RNA helicase DExH5, mitochondrial isoform X2 yields the protein MKDHHRLPPSLYVPPHQRRRSDYTFHPLPLSPVRYVSAYDDRVSEDREPGTFHCANLDEWNRNLSMLLQDSVKQEVVSREKKDRRDFDKLAALATTLGLYSHAYAKVVVFSKIPLPNYRFDLDDKKPQREVNLHTDFLLRVEAYLREYLSKKSDRFPANSLARTSRISSPDEWLFEQPEPMPASKNTLDKILWRRSLQLRDRQEYWEASVEGRRMVKSRRSLPASKQRDSVLTAISQNQVIVISGETGCGKTTQIPQFILESEIEANRGAFCSIICTQPRRISAMSVSERVAYERGEQLGESVGYKVRLEGVRGRDTRLLFCTTGILLRRLLVDRNLRGVTHVIVDEIHERGMNEDFLLIILKELLSRRPELKLVLMSATLDAELFSSYFGGAGVIHIPGFTYPVRSHFLEDILEMTRYRLTPYNQIDDYGQERMWKMNKQIPKKRKSQIAFVVEDALGAADFKEFSPETQESLSCWNPDCIGFNLIEFLLCDICENEGPGGILVFMTGWDDISSLKEKLQIHPIFGNPDRVMLLACHGSMASFEQRLIFEEPASGVRKIILATNIAETSITINDVAFVIDCGKAKETSYDALNNTPCLLPSWISKVSAQQRRGRAGRVRPGQCYHLYPKCVYEAFTEYQLPEILRTPLQSLCLQIKSLNLGSISEFLSRALQSPELLAVQKAIEYLKIIGALDENEYLTTLGRYLSKLPMEPKLGKMLILGAILGCLDPILTVVAGLSVRDPFLTPQDKKDLAEAAKFQFSRDHSDHLALVRAYEGWRNAEEESAVYDYCWKNFLSIQSLRAIDSLRKEFFSLLKDTGLIDGNKSICNSEGNDANLTRAVICYGMYPGICSVVHNERSFSLKTMEDGQVLLYSNSVNARETKIPYPWLVFNEKIKVNSVFLRDSTAVSDSTLILFGGSISKGDIDGHLKMLGGYLEFFMKPAVAEICQTLKKELDELIQNKLLNPKMDVQAHRELLSAIRLLVSGDGCDGRFVFGRQIRRPLETSALSTKPTLLSRTESGPGGDNSKSQLQTVLTRAGYAAPIYKTKQLMNNKFQTTVEFNETQIIGQPCSNKKSAEKDAAAEAIQWLRGGAKESHEQVNHMSKLLKKSKTDHL from the exons ATGAAagatcatcatcgtcttcctccTTCCCTCTACGTTCCGCCTCACCAGCGCCGTCGTTCCGATTACACCTTccatcctcttcctctctctcccgTTCGCTATGTCTCCGCTTATGATGACCGCGTCTCCGAGGATCGCGAACCg GGTACCTTTCATTGTGCCAACTTGGATGAATGGAATAGGAACTTGTCTATGCTTTTGCAAGATTCTGTAAAGCAAGAAGTTGTTTCCAGGGAGAAAAAAGATAGAAGGGATTTTGATAAACTTGCTGCACTGGCTACAACCCTGGGATTGTATAG tCATGCATATGCTAAGGTTGTTGTGTTCAGTAAGATCCCACTCCCCAACTATAGGTTTGATCTTGATGACAAGAAGCCACAGAGGGAG GTGAATTTGCATACTGACTTCCTTCTAAGAGTCGAAGCTTACCTCAGAGAATACCTCAGTAAAAAATCAGATAGATTCCCTGCCAATTCCTTAGCAAGAACTAGTAGAATTAGCAGTCCCGATGAATGGCTTTTTGAGCAACCAGAGCCCATGCCTGCCAGCAAAAATACGCTGGACAAAATTCTTTGGCGAAGGAGTTTACAGCTGCGTGATCGACAGGAATATTGGGAG GCTTCAGTAGAAGGCCGAAGAATGGTGAAATCTCGGAGAAGTCTCCCTGCTTCCAAGCAAAGGGATTCAGTATTGACAGCAATTTCACAAAATCAG GTTATTGTTATCTCTGGAGAAACAGGTTGTGGCAAGACCACACAAATTCCGCAGTTTATATTAGAATCCGAGATTGAAGCAAACCGTGGAGCTTTTTGCAGTATCATATGTACTCAGCCAAGGAGAATATCTGCTATGTCTGTATCGGAGAGGGTTGCTTACGAGAGAGGAGAGCAGTTGGGTGAATCC GTTGGATATAAAGTTCGATTGGAAGGTGTTAGAGGAAGAGATACCCGCCTACTCTTCTGCACCACAGGCATTTTGTTGAGACGGTTGTTGGTAGATAGAAATTTAAGAGGTGTTACTCATGTTATCGTGGATGAAATTCATGAGCGTGGAATGAATGAAG ATTTCCTTCTTATCATTCTTAAGGAGCTGCTATCTCGTCGCCCAGAGCTTAAGCTGGTTCTGATGAGTGCAACTTTAGATGCTGAGCTTTTTTCGTCATACTTTGGTGGGGCAGGTGTCATTCACATCCCA GGATTTACATATCCAGTCCGCAGTCATTTCCTAGAGGATATTCTGGAGATGACCAGGTATAGATTGACTCCATACAATCAAATTGATGATTATGGTCAAGAAAGAATGTGGAAGATGAACAAACAGATCCCAAAAAAACGCAAGAGCCAAATTGCCTTTGTTGTTGAG GACGCACTGGGAGCTGCTGACTTCAAGGAGTTTAGCCCTGAGACTCAAGAGTCTTTATCTTGTTGGAATCCTGATTGCATTGGTTTTAATCTCATAGAATTTCTCCTTTGCGATATATGTGAGAATGAGGGTCCTGGtggtattttagtttttatgacTGGGTGGGATGATATCAGCTCTCTGAAAGAAAAACTGCAGATTCATCCAATTTTTGGCAACCCAGATCGGGTTATGTTGCTTGCCTGCCATGGTTCTATGGCAAGTTTTGAGCAG AGGTTAATATTTGAAGAACCTGCAAGTGGAGTAAGAAAGATAATTCTGGCCACCAATATCGCAGAAACGAGCATCACGATTAATGATGTTGCTTTTGTCATCGACTGTGGAAAGGCAAAAGAGACCTCCTATGATGCATTAAACAATACTCCCTGTTTGCTTCCTTCTTGGATTTCCAAGGTTTCAGCTCAGCAG CGAAGAGGACGAGCCGGTCGTGTTCGACCTGGGCAGTGTTATCATCTTTACCCAAAGTGTGTATATGAAGCTTTTACAGAATATCAGTTGCCTGAAATTTTGAGGACGCCTTTACAGTCACTGTGTCTGCAAATCAAAAGCTTAAATCTCGGGAGCATATCCGAGTTCTTGTCAAGGGCGCTGCAATCTCCCGAACTACTAGCG GTTCAAAAGGCCATAGAATATCTGAAGATAATAGGCGCATTAGATGAGAATGAATACCTCACAACTCTAG GTCGTTATTTGTCCAAGCTTCCCATGGAGCCAAAGCTTGGAAAAATGCTCATACTAGGAGCTATTCTTGGTTGCCTTGATCCCATATTGACTGTTGTCGCTGGCCTGAGTGTAAGAGATCCTTTCTTGACACCTCAGGACAAGAAAGAT CTCGCAGAAGCTGCAAAATTCCAGTTTTCACGGGATCACAGTGATCATCTTGCACTTGTTCGGGCATATGAGGGGTGGAGAAACGCTGAGGAAGAGTCTGCTGTATATGATTACTGCTGGAAAAACTTTCTGTCAATACAGTCGCTGAGAGCTATTGATTCTCTCCGAAAAGAGTTCTTCTCATTACTTAAGGATACTGGACTCATAGATGGAAACAAATCGATCTGCAATTCAGAGGGGAATGATGCGAATCTTACCAGAGCCGTTATTTGTTATGGCATGTATCCAGGAATCTGCTCAGTTGTG CATAATGAGAGATCATTTTCCCTGAAGACGATGGAGGATGGCCAAGTTCTTCTTTATTCA AATTCTGTAAATGCACGGGAAACAAAAATACCATATCCGTGGTTGGTGTTCAACGAGAAGATAAAAGTGAACTCTGTTTTCTTGAGGGATTCGACAGCTGTCTCTGACTCTACTCTTATCCTCTTTGGCGGTAGCATCTCCAAAGGAGACATT GATGGCCACCTGAAAATGTTGGGAGGATACTTGGAGTTTTTCATGAAACCTGCTGTTGCAGAGATATGCCAAACCTTGAAGAAAGAGCTTGACGAGCTGATACAGAACAAA CTACTTAATCCTAAAATGGACGTGCAAGCACACCGTGAACTCTTATCAGCTATACGGTTGTTAGTCTCTGGGGATGGATGTGATGGGAGATTTGTGTTTGGTCGCCAAATACGTAGGCCTTTAGAAACATCGGCTTTGTCAACAAAACCGACATTGCTTTCAAGGACCGAAAGTGGGCCGGGGGGTGACAATTCCAAGAGTCAGCTCCAAACAGTACTCACTAGGGCTGGTTATGCAGCACCAATTTATAAGACTAAGCAATTGATGAACAACAAGTTCCAAACAACAGTAGAATTTAATGAGACACAGATCATAGGACAACCTTGCAGCAACAAGAAGAGTGCTGAGAAAGATGCGGCAGCTGAGGCTATTCAATGGCTGAGAGGCGGGGCTAAGGAAAGTCATGAGCAGGTGAACCATATGTCAAAGCTGCTGAAGAAAAGCAAGACGGATCACCTCTGA